A single genomic interval of Mangifera indica cultivar Alphonso chromosome 5, CATAS_Mindica_2.1, whole genome shotgun sequence harbors:
- the LOC123217785 gene encoding 60S ribosomal protein L31-like: MVEKTSKGRQEEVVTREYTINLHKRLHGCTFKKKAPKAIKEIRKFAQKAMGTTDVRVDVKLNKQVWSRGIRSVPRRVRVRIARKRNDEEDAKEEFYSLVTVAEIPPEGLRGLGTKVIDEED; encoded by the exons ATGGTGGAGAAGACAAGCAAAGGAAGGCAAGAAGAGGTTGTTACTCGCGAGTACACAATCAACCTCCACAAGCGCTTACATGGCTG TACATTCAAAAAGAAGGCACCTAAAGCAATTAAGGAGATCAGAAAGTTTGCTCAAAAGGCTATGGGGACTACCGATGTTAGAGTTGATGTGAAACTCAACAAACAGGTATGGAGCCGTGGTATTCGCAGTGTGCCAAGGAGAGTTCGTGTTCGCATTGCACGAAAGAGAAATGATGAGGAAGATGCAAAGGAGGAGTTTTACTCCCTAGTTACTGTTGCTGAGATCCCTCCTGAAGGATTAAGAGGGTTGGGAACCAAGGTTATTGATGAAGAGGATTGA